In Chryseobacterium lactis, a single genomic region encodes these proteins:
- a CDS encoding sterol desaturase family protein translates to MMDFLMSEDGLENVYAWAIPLHATVILAEMIYSHVSEAKLYSGKDLATNVYLALMNFGLDLIMKAFAMGVMFFFYHHRLFSWDLSIWYLIACFIITDFAYYVLHYVDHRSRAFWAVHITHHSSEFFNLTTGFRSPVLQPLYRYLYFSPLAFLGFNPWHIMVAYAIGQVYGTWVHTQTVKSMGILEYILVTPSHHRVHHACNVKYLDKNMGMCLIIWDKIFGTFEKEDPNVPVKYGIYPKMPDNRPDTVLFYEWRKIWKDLKQPGLKFTDRINYIFNSPGWRHDGTGKTVRQYQKEYFARQARKKEQQDNQNEQKIA, encoded by the coding sequence ATGATGGATTTTCTTATGAGCGAGGACGGGTTAGAAAATGTGTATGCCTGGGCAATTCCCTTACATGCTACAGTTATTTTAGCTGAAATGATTTACAGCCATGTTTCCGAAGCTAAATTATATAGTGGAAAAGACCTGGCAACCAATGTTTATCTGGCTTTGATGAATTTTGGTCTTGACCTTATCATGAAGGCCTTTGCCATGGGAGTGATGTTTTTCTTTTATCACCACAGACTTTTCTCATGGGATCTGAGTATCTGGTACCTGATCGCTTGTTTTATAATCACAGATTTTGCCTACTATGTGCTGCATTATGTAGATCACCGTTCCAGAGCTTTCTGGGCAGTTCACATCACGCACCATAGTTCAGAATTCTTTAATCTTACAACAGGTTTCAGAAGCCCTGTGCTACAGCCGCTTTACAGATATTTATACTTTTCGCCGTTGGCATTTTTAGGATTTAATCCATGGCATATTATGGTGGCCTATGCAATCGGGCAGGTATATGGAACCTGGGTTCATACGCAAACCGTAAAGAGCATGGGAATTCTTGAATATATCCTGGTAACTCCTTCTCACCACCGCGTACATCATGCATGTAACGTAAAATATCTGGATAAGAATATGGGAATGTGTTTGATTATCTGGGATAAAATATTCGGAACTTTTGAAAAAGAAGATCCCAATGTTCCGGTAAAATATGGTATTTATCCAAAAATGCCCGATAACAGACCGGATACCGTTCTCTTCTATGAATGGCGAAAGATATGGAAAGACCTTAAACAGCCGGGATTGAAATTTACTGATAGAATCAACTATATTTTCAATTCACCCGGATGGAGGCATGATGGAACAGGAAAAACGGTAAGACAATATCAGAAAGAATATTTTGCAAGACAAGCCAGAAAGAAAGAACAGCAAGAC
- the rlmN gene encoding 23S rRNA (adenine(2503)-C(2))-methyltransferase RlmN — protein sequence MKDIRILSLDQLKDYFVSLGEKPFRAKQVYDWLWSKNLHSIDEMTNLSKSLREKISEEYTINPVSVDLLQKSNDGTIKNGVKLHDGLLVESVLIPTETRTTACVSSQVGCSLNCEFCATARLKRMRNLEVAEIVDQVALIDSQSKMYFDRPLSNIVFMGMGEPMMNYKNVVEAIKKITQPEGLGMSPRRITVSTSGIPKMMKMLADEELRVKLALSLHSAIESKRNEIMPFSDKFPLTDIMEALQYWYQKTGSVITFEYCVWKGINDGDEDIKALIKYCKQVPSKVNLIQYNPIGDGKYDQCNKQAEENYIRQLENAGVTVMVRRSRGGDIDAACGQLANKATD from the coding sequence ATGAAAGATATCCGTATATTATCATTAGACCAGCTTAAAGACTACTTTGTGTCTTTGGGAGAAAAACCGTTTCGTGCGAAACAGGTCTATGACTGGCTATGGAGTAAAAACCTCCATTCGATTGATGAAATGACGAATCTTTCGAAATCTCTTCGTGAAAAAATTTCCGAGGAATATACCATTAATCCTGTTTCCGTTGACCTGCTTCAAAAAAGTAATGACGGAACCATCAAAAATGGAGTAAAGCTTCATGATGGATTACTGGTTGAATCTGTTTTGATTCCAACAGAAACAAGAACTACAGCTTGTGTTTCTTCACAGGTGGGCTGCTCATTAAATTGCGAATTCTGCGCAACGGCAAGACTGAAAAGAATGAGAAATCTTGAAGTTGCCGAAATTGTAGATCAGGTTGCACTGATTGACAGCCAAAGTAAAATGTACTTTGACAGACCGCTTTCCAATATCGTTTTTATGGGAATGGGAGAGCCTATGATGAATTACAAAAATGTAGTGGAAGCCATCAAAAAAATTACCCAACCTGAAGGTCTCGGAATGTCTCCAAGAAGAATCACCGTTTCCACCTCAGGGATTCCGAAGATGATGAAAATGCTTGCAGATGAAGAATTGCGTGTGAAACTGGCCCTATCACTTCACTCAGCGATTGAATCTAAGCGTAATGAAATCATGCCTTTTTCGGATAAGTTCCCTTTAACGGATATTATGGAAGCCCTTCAATACTGGTATCAGAAAACAGGCTCTGTTATTACTTTTGAATACTGTGTATGGAAAGGAATTAATGACGGGGATGAAGATATCAAAGCTTTAATCAAATACTGTAAGCAGGTTCCTTCCAAGGTAAACCTTATCCAATACAATCCGATCGGTGACGGAAAGTATGACCAATGCAACAAGCAGGCAGAGGAAAACTACATAAGACAGCTGGAAAATGCCGGCGTTACTGTAATGGTCAGAAGAAGTCGTGGTGGCGATATTGATGCAGCTTGCGGACAGTTAGCCAATAAAGCAACGGATTAA
- the queA gene encoding tRNA preQ1(34) S-adenosylmethionine ribosyltransferase-isomerase QueA — protein sequence MKTSDFNFDLPAELLAEHPSEHRDEARLMVLDRKTQTIEHKLFRDVVDYFDEDDLFIFNNTKVFPARLYGNKEKTGAKIEVFLLRELDKETRVWDVLVDPARKIRIGNKLFFTEDESLVAEVIDNTTSRGRTLRFLFDGSYEEFRSKLKELGETPLPKYIKRAVEPEDAERYQTIYAKIEGAVAAPTAGLHFSRHLMKRLEIKGINFAEVTLHVGLGTFNPIEVEDLSKHKMESEEIIIDEKNADIINKAVDSHRRVCAVGTTTMRALETSVSSNKKISAFNGWTNKFIYPPHDFGVANSMITNFHTPKSTLIMMIAAFAGRDFIMHAYEEAVKEKYKFYSYGDAMLIL from the coding sequence ATGAAAACATCAGATTTTAATTTTGATCTTCCTGCGGAATTATTAGCAGAACACCCTTCAGAACACAGAGACGAAGCTAGATTAATGGTTCTTGATAGAAAAACACAAACTATTGAGCATAAATTATTCAGAGATGTAGTAGATTATTTTGATGAGGACGATTTGTTTATCTTCAATAATACTAAAGTTTTCCCTGCACGTCTTTACGGAAATAAAGAAAAAACAGGTGCTAAAATTGAAGTTTTCCTTTTAAGAGAACTGGATAAAGAAACTCGTGTATGGGATGTATTGGTAGACCCTGCAAGAAAAATCAGAATTGGTAACAAATTATTCTTTACTGAAGATGAATCATTGGTAGCTGAGGTTATTGATAATACAACTTCAAGAGGAAGAACATTAAGATTCTTATTCGACGGTTCTTATGAAGAATTCAGATCGAAATTGAAAGAATTGGGAGAAACTCCACTTCCAAAATATATCAAAAGAGCAGTAGAACCGGAAGATGCAGAAAGATATCAGACGATCTATGCTAAAATAGAAGGAGCAGTTGCTGCACCTACAGCAGGTCTTCACTTCTCAAGACACTTGATGAAAAGATTAGAGATCAAAGGAATCAATTTTGCTGAAGTTACGCTTCACGTAGGGTTGGGAACTTTTAATCCAATCGAGGTAGAAGATCTTTCTAAGCACAAAATGGAATCTGAAGAGATCATCATTGATGAGAAAAATGCTGATATCATTAATAAAGCAGTAGATTCTCACAGAAGAGTATGTGCAGTAGGTACTACTACAATGAGAGCGTTGGAAACTTCTGTTTCTTCAAATAAAAAGATCTCTGCTTTCAACGGATGGACTAATAAATTTATTTATCCACCTCACGATTTTGGAGTTGCTAACTCAATGATCACCAACTTCCACACACCGAAGTCTACATTGATTATGATGATTGCTGCATTTGCCGGAAGAGATTTCATTATGCACGCTTATGAAGAAGCCGTAAAAGAAAAGTATAAATTCTATTCTTACGGTGATGCAATGTTAATTCTATAA